DNA sequence from the Cyanobacteria bacterium GSL.Bin1 genome:
GTAATAGACAATTCCTCCTGATAACAATGAAAACCAGAACTGACATTCCATTTCGGACACACTCAACGGTAAAATCAGCAAGGGAGTAACTAACAATATAACTCGCTCTCTCATCAATATAGTAAGCCCAGATAACAGGAGGAAATGAACCGTGGCGAAAAAAACAATTGCCAGCCTCACCGAAACCGATATTAGCGGTAAACGAGTCTTAGTCCGCGCTGACTTTAACGTTCCCCTGAACAAGCAAGGGGAAATCACTGATGATACTCGGATTCGGGCTGCCCTCCCGACCATCCAAGATTTAATTCAAAAAAATGCGAAAGTTATTCTTTGCAGTCACATGGGTCGTCCCAAAGGAGAAGTGAAAGAAGAGCTTCGTCTGACGCCGGTGGCTGAACGTTTATCTCAGCTACTCGGACAAGAAGTGGTCAAATGTGATGACTGTATTGGGGATGCTGTCAAACAAAAAGTCGATGCGTTGGCAAACGGTCAAGTTGCCTTATTGGAAAACCTTCGCTTCCACTCCGAAGAAGAAGCCAACAATCCTGACTTTAGTCAAAAACTTGCCGCTAATGCTGATGTTTATGTGAATGATGCCTTTGGTACTGCCCACCGTGCCCATGCTTCTACAGAAGGCGTCACTAAACATCTTAGCCCTTGTGTGGGTGGTTATTTAATTGAAAAAGAACTTGATTATCTCAAAAATGCGGTTGAGAACCCCCAACGTCCTTTTGCTGCGATTATTGGCGGCTCTAAAGTATCTAGTAAAATTGGTGTCATTGAAACTTTAATTGAAAAATGTGATAAGTTAATCATCGGCGGTGGGATGATATTTACATTCTTCAAGGCACGAGGGATGAGTGTCGGTAATTCTCTCGTTGAAAACGATAAACTCGAGCTAGCAAAATCTTTAGAAGAAAAAGCAAAGGCAAAAGGGGTAGAACTGCTCTTTCCCACAGATATCATTATTGCGGATAACTTTGCCGAAGATGCGAATACTCAAACCGTTACTGTGGAAAATATTCCCAGTGGTTGGATGGGGTTAGATATTGGTCCAAAGAGTGTCGAAGCGTTCAAAGAAGCCCTTGCTGAATGTAAAGGGATTATTTGGAATGGTCCGATGGGTGTCTTTGAAATGGAAGCCTTTGCCAAAGGAACGGAAGCCATTGCTCGCACCTTAGCTGAATTAACCGATAATGGTGCAATTACCATTATTGGTGGCGGTGACTCCGTTGCTGCAGTGGAAAAAGTTGGTGTTGCCGATAAAATGAGCCATATCTCGACCGGTGGTGGTGCAAGTCTCGAACTGCTAGAAGGAAAAGAACTCCCCGGTATTGTTGCACTCAATGATGCTTAGATTCAATTCATAATCAGTAAGGTGGGTGAGGCCCACCCTACTTCGGTCTTGTTTATAAACTTCCTGCTGCTAAATGACTGAGTTGGCGAATATTGGTAATGGCTAAGGTTTCTTCTGCTTGATGTAATTCTAACCAGCCTTTGCTTTGAAACTTATGTAAAAACTTTTGGGTTTCTTCTAAGCTCAAATCAGAGAGATCAGCGAGATCTTGTTGGGGAATGAGTAAAATTTCCATACCTTCTTCGGTGGGTTTCCCATAGGTTTCCCCTAAACTGACTAGGGTGTGCGCTAACTTGACTACGGGCGGATGATGGTGGAATTGCAACCGGATATCCATTTGGCGCAGTCGGCGGACAGTAATTTGTAACAGTTTATGATGCAGTTGCGGATCTTGGAAGAGGATCTGGATAAAGCGTTGAGCAGAAACACTGATTACTTTAGTGTC
Encoded proteins:
- the pgk gene encoding phosphoglycerate kinase; the protein is MAKKTIASLTETDISGKRVLVRADFNVPLNKQGEITDDTRIRAALPTIQDLIQKNAKVILCSHMGRPKGEVKEELRLTPVAERLSQLLGQEVVKCDDCIGDAVKQKVDALANGQVALLENLRFHSEEEANNPDFSQKLAANADVYVNDAFGTAHRAHASTEGVTKHLSPCVGGYLIEKELDYLKNAVENPQRPFAAIIGGSKVSSKIGVIETLIEKCDKLIIGGGMIFTFFKARGMSVGNSLVENDKLELAKSLEEKAKAKGVELLFPTDIIIADNFAEDANTQTVTVENIPSGWMGLDIGPKSVEAFKEALAECKGIIWNGPMGVFEMEAFAKGTEAIARTLAELTDNGAITIIGGGDSVAAVEKVGVADKMSHISTGGGASLELLEGKELPGIVALNDA
- a CDS encoding cyclic nucleotide-binding domain-containing protein, which produces MESTIVSEIFPLFNAAETETLDWLLSVALEQDFTAGETILCDQSWGNAVYFIVSGWVKARRWYNETPITVSIQGRGDFFGESAILDEPPRATEVVALSDTKVISVSAQRFIQILFQDPQLHHKLLQITVRRLRQMDIRLQFHHHPPVVKLAHTLVSLGETYGKPTEEGMEILLIPQQDLADLSDLSLEETQKFLHKFQSKGWLELHQAEETLAITNIRQLSHLAAGSL